The Thiobacter sp. AK1 genomic interval ACCCCAACACCACCACCGGCCTCGATGGCTTCATCGCCCGGCTCACCCAAAAATACCGCGGTCGGATCACTGGGTGCCTGTCCCTGCCCGCAAGAGCGGCGCGTCATGCGGCGTTTCCTCCTGGCCTGGATGCGCGCCTGATGGCCGCACTCACCGCGCGGGGCATCCAGCAGCTATATAGCCACCAGCGGGAAACCTGGGACCACGTGGCAGCAGGCCGGCATGCCGTGGTGGTGACCCCCACCGCCTCCGGCAAGTCCCTGTGTTACAACCTGCCGGTGTTGGACGCCGCACTCAAGACTGGCGCCAAGGCCCTTTATCTCTTCCCCACCAAGGCGCTGGCTCAGGATCAGGTGGCACAGCTCATGGCGCTCAACGAGGCGGGCCACCTGGGCGTGCGCGCCTACACCTTCGACGGTGACACACCCGGCGATGCGCGCAAGGCCGTGCGCACGCGCGGCGACATCGTCGTCACCAATCCCGACATGCTGCACCAGGGCATCCTGCCCCATCACACCAAGTGGGCGCAGTTCTTCGAGAGCCTGCGATATGTGGTGATCGACGAGATGCACATCTACCGCGGCGTGTTCGGCGCCCACGTGGCCAATGTGATTCGCCGCCTGCTGCGCGTGTGCCGCTTCTATGGCAGCGAGCCGGTGTTCATCCTTTCCTCCGCCACCATCGCCAACCCGCAGCAGCTGGCCGAGGCCCTAATCGGCGCACCGGTGGCCGCCGTCACCGAAAGCGGCGCGCCCACTGGGCAGAAGCATCTCCTGCTGTGGAATCCGCCGGTGATCAACCCGGACCTGGGCATCCGCGCATCCAGCCGTTCCCAGACCACGCGCATCGCCCGCATGGCGGTGAAGGCAGGCTTCAAGACCATCGTCTTCGCCAACACCCGGCTGATGGTGGAGGTGATCACCAAGTACCTGAAGGACGTATTCGACCGCGACCCACGCAAACCGGCCCGCGTCACCGCCTATCGCGGCGGCTACCTGCCCACGGAGCGGCGCGCGGCGGAAGCGCATTTGCGCGCCGGTAAGATCGACTGCGTCATCGCCACTTCAGCCCTGGAGCTGGGCGTGGACATCGGCTCGCTGGATGTGTGTGTGCTCAATGGTTACCCCGGCACCATCGCCGCCACCTGGCAGCGCTTGGGACGCGCCGGACGTCGCAACCGCGCAGCACTCGGCGTGCTGGTGGCAGGCAGCGATCCCCTCGACCAATACGTGGTGCGGCACCCGGAATTCTTCTTCGGCCAGTCGCCCGAGCATGCGCGCATCGACCCGGACCAGTTGCTGATTCTCATGGATCACGTGCGCTGTGCCGCCTTCGAACTGCCCTTCGTCATGGGCGAACGCTTCGGCAAGGAAAAGCTGGAAGACCTGCTCGCCTATCTGGAAGAACAGGGCGTGCTACACAAGGAAGGCGAGCAGTGGCACTGGATGGCCGAGGGTTATCCCGCCAACAGCGTGTCCCTGCGCAGCGTGGCGGAGGGCAACTTCGTGGTGGTGGACACCACCGACGGCAAGCGGGAGGTGATCGCCGAGGTGGATTATTCTTCCGCGGCGCTCACCCTCTACGAAGGGGCGATCTACATGGTGCAAGCCGCACCTTACCAGGTGGAACGGCTGGATTGGACCGGGCGCAAGGCCTTCGTCACTCGAACCCGCGCCGACTATTACACCGATGCCATCGACTACACCAAGCTCAAGGTGCTGGAGGCCTTCGAACGAGCGGA includes:
- a CDS encoding DEAD/DEAH box helicase: MPAPAFAPDNPSPSHPNTTTGLDGFIARLTQKYRGRITGCLSLPARAARHAAFPPGLDARLMAALTARGIQQLYSHQRETWDHVAAGRHAVVVTPTASGKSLCYNLPVLDAALKTGAKALYLFPTKALAQDQVAQLMALNEAGHLGVRAYTFDGDTPGDARKAVRTRGDIVVTNPDMLHQGILPHHTKWAQFFESLRYVVIDEMHIYRGVFGAHVANVIRRLLRVCRFYGSEPVFILSSATIANPQQLAEALIGAPVAAVTESGAPTGQKHLLLWNPPVINPDLGIRASSRSQTTRIARMAVKAGFKTIVFANTRLMVEVITKYLKDVFDRDPRKPARVTAYRGGYLPTERRAAEAHLRAGKIDCVIATSALELGVDIGSLDVCVLNGYPGTIAATWQRLGRAGRRNRAALGVLVAGSDPLDQYVVRHPEFFFGQSPEHARIDPDQLLILMDHVRCAAFELPFVMGERFGKEKLEDLLAYLEEQGVLHKEGEQWHWMAEGYPANSVSLRSVAEGNFVVVDTTDGKREVIAEVDYSSAALTLYEGAIYMVQAAPYQVERLDWTGRKAFVTRTRADYYTDAIDYTKLKVLEAFERADAATRGEVHLLRRVAGYKKIRYYTHENVGYGTVNLPDQEMHTTAVWWTLDPARLAAAFPSRWQALDGFLGAAYAMHHVAALLTMAEPHDLGRAVGDAGSTWFATVGADGRGAPKAFDGETVDLDRLSREFRPTVFLYDNYPGGIGLSAPLFDLRREVVRRARDLVAACECAHGCPACIGPILASDEQRGFSPKGAALEVLELFALDERHESA